In Elaeis guineensis isolate ETL-2024a chromosome 1, EG11, whole genome shotgun sequence, a genomic segment contains:
- the LOC140855493 gene encoding uncharacterized protein gives MKGNIPAHIFAGLVSLKYLDLSSNLFDGHFSFSAFANLSKLEIIDLSNNEELFIHLDGGKFVPSFQLRFLILSHCNLDASTLARPAFLASQYKLEALDLSHNNLKGNFPNWLFKNLTRLTYLNLRNTSMTGALQFPNHPNAVMSIVDLSMNFLNGSIPTDIGTIFPNMTALNLSSNHLTGNIPSSLGNMSNLRHLDLSNNNLSGEVPKSLMLDCTELFSLKLSNNNLHGKLLGTDHSHASPVFVYLDGNNFTGTLRSFLSQQQRLVMLDVHNNQLSGIIPENIGNVSDLTILKLAGNHFHGQIPHHLCNLTNLHVLDLASNILSGSLPPCFRSSELVLLNFAGNFLTGTIPSGYFHNSSLAALDVSNNQLSGKLPRQIGDHMSLDILVLSGNSLEGPIPIELCKLQSLHVLDLSQNNLSGSIPSCFGKMHFRKPNSAVLGFLYIFYGGYHSSLPVDMSVEVDFYAIILVDLSTKGNLYAYATDHLLQMSAMDLSANKLIGNIPPEIGNLHELVQLNLSHNQLTGPIPETFSKLNQIESLDISHNQLSGVIPRQLAQLHFLEVFLVAYNNLSGCTPDFKGQFATFGVSSYEGNIGLHGPPLDQTCTSDSNPTVEVEENQDNSNVEDDIIFFAILAASFVTGFWGCIAFLLCHHIGQHIHSILDDFADSLTVRILMAAHKQTRVQRNRK, from the coding sequence ATGAAGGGTAATATTCCAGCACACATCTTTGCAGGTCTTGTTTCACTTAAGTATCTAGATCTTTCTTCCAACCTATTTGATGGGCATTTCTCATTTTCCGCCTTTGCTAATCTTTCAAAGCTGGAAATTATCGACTTGTCAAACAATGAGGAATTATTTATACATCTGGATGGTGGAAAGTTTGTTCCGTCCTTTCAGCTACGGTTCCTCATCTTATCACATTGTAACCTTGATGCGAGCACCCTTGCAAGACCAGCTTTTCTTGCTTCCCAATACAAGTTAGAAGCTCTTGATCTTTCTCACAATAACTTGAAAGGAAATTTTCCCAACTGGTTGTTCAAAAATCTTACCAGACTAACATATCTCAACTTGAGAAATACCTCAATGACGGGTGCATTGCAGTTCCCGAATCATCCGAATGCAGTCATGTCCATAGTTGATCTCTCTATGAATTTCCTCAATGGATCGATTCCTACAGACATCGGCACGATATTTCCAAATATGACGGCTCTGAATTTATCCTCCAATCATCTAACTGGAAATATCCCTTCATCATTGGGTAACATGAGCAATTTGCGACACTTGGATTTGTCCAATAATAATTTATCCGGTGAAGTACCAAAAAGCCTTATGCTTGATTGCACTGAATTGTTTTCCTTGAAGCTTTCCAACAACAACTTACACGGCAAGCTACTTGGTACAGATCATAGTCATGCTTCTCCTGTATTTGTTTATCTCGATGGAAACAATTTTACTGGAACATTGCGGAGCTTTCTGTCACAACAACAACGATTAGTTATGTTGGATGTCCACAATAATCAATTATCGGGAATAATTCCAGAGAACATCGGAAATGTTTCTGATCTGACGATCCTTAAGCTCGCAGGAAATCATTTTCATGGTCAAATACCGCATCATTTATGTAATTTGACAAATCTTCACGTGTTAGACTTAGCAAGTAATATCCTTTCCGGGTCATTACCTCCTTGCTTCCGATCATCCGAACTAGTGCTTCTCAATTTTGCTGGGAATTTTTTAACAGGCACAATTCCAAGTGGTTATTTCCATAATTCATCCCTTGCAGCGTTGGATGTCAGCAACAACCAGCTTTCAGGTAAACTGCCAAGACAGATAGGAGATCATATGTCTTTGGATATTCTTGTTCTCAGTGGAAATTCACTTGAAGGCCCAATACCAATTGAGTTATGCAAGCTGCAGTCTTTACATGTTCTGGACCTTTCGCAAAACAATCTTTCAGGATCAATACCCTCTTGCTTTGGCAAAATGCACTTCAGAAAACCTAATTCAGCAGTATTAGGTTTCCTTTACATTTTTTACGGTGGGTATCATAGTTCATTGCCAGTCGATATGAGTGTGGAGGTTGACTTTTATGCGATAATATTGGTAGACCTCAGCACAAAGGGCAACTTATATGCCTACGCAACAGATCATTTGCTTCAGATGTCCGCAATGGATTTGTCAGCAAACAAGTTGATAGGAAACATCCCGCCAGAAATTGGAAATCTGCATGAGCTTGTACAATTGAATCTATCACACAATCAGCTAACAGGTCCAATTCCTGAAACTTTCTCaaaactcaatcagattgagagctTGGATATATCACACAATCAGTTGAGTGGTGTGATACCCCGGCAATTGGCTCAACTACATTTCTTGGAGGTCTTCTTAGTTGCTTATAATAACTTATCCGGATGTACACCGGATTTCAAGGGCCAATTTGCCACATTTGGTGTGAGTAGCTACGAGGGTAATATTGGATTACATGGGCCGCCATTGGATCAAACCTGCACTTCTGACTCAAATCCAACGGTTGAAGTAGAAGAAAACCAAGATAATAGCAATGTGGAGGATGATATCATCTTCTTTGCAATACTTGCAGCTTCATTCGTGACTGGCTTTTGGGGTTGTATTGCTTTTTTGTTGTGTCATCACATCGGGCAGCACATTCATAGTATATTGGATGATTTTGCGGATTCCTTGACTGTAAGGATCTTAATGGCAGCACATAAGCAGACTCGCGTGCAGCGGAATCGCAAGTGA